Genomic segment of Microbacterium hydrocarbonoxydans:
GTCGGACGACCCGAACGACGGCTCGATCCGCACGCGTGAGGGGTCTACCGGCTCTGTGTACGAACCGACGCTGGTGTGGGATGCCGAGGCGCAGACCATCACCGACACGCAGTCGGGCACGGTCTACACCGCGACCGAGCTCGGTGCGTTCGTGGCCGAAGACGGCACGGCGCTGCCGACGGGCTGGTCGGTCAATGTCGGCTTCGCCAACTTCCTGAAGCTCTTCACGGATGCGAACCTCGCGGGCACGCTGCTGAGCGTCACCGTGTGGACCTTCGCGTTCGCGATCCTGTCTGTCGTGCTCAGCTTCGCCGTCGGGCTCGGCCTCGCGATCGTCTACAACGACCCGCGCGTCAAGGGTCGCCGATTCCTGCGAGCGCTGTTCATCCTCCCCTACGCGTTCCCCGCGTTCATGGCTGCGCTGCTGTTCCGCGGCATGTTCAACGCCGAGTTCGGCGTCATCAACGATCTGTTCTTCTTCGGGTCGCAGATCAACTGGCTCGGCGACCCGTGGCTGACCCGGGCGGCGGTGATCTTCGTCAACGTCTGGCTGAGCTACCCGTACTGGTTCCTCGTCTGCACCGGAGCCCTGCAGTCGCTCCCCGGCGAGACGCTCGAGGCCGCCGAGATCGACGGCGCCAACAAGCTGCAGCGCTTCCGTGCCATCGTGCTGCCGCTGCTGCTCGTCTCGACCGCCCCGCTGCTGATCGCCTCGTTCGCGGTGGCGTTCAACAACTTCACCGTGATCTACACCTTCAACAACGGCGGCCCGGCGATCGCCGGAGCGCCGTACGCACTGGGCTCGACCGACATCCTCGTCTCGGCCATCTACGACGTCTCGGGCGTCTCGGGTGGTGCGGCCGACTACGGCCTCGCGAGTGCGCTGTCGATCATCGCCTTCATCGTGGTCGGTCTCATCTCAGCGCTGAGCTTCCGACAGACCCGCAAGCTCGAGGAGTACCAGTGATGAGTGAGACCAGAGTCATCGTGACCGGTTCATCGAAGGATGCCGAGGCGGCGCGCGCCGGTGCACGTCGGCGTCGCTGGTGGGGCGAGGTCGGCTGGAAGTACATCCTCGCCGCCGGTGTGCTGTTCTTCGCCGCGTTCCCGCTCGTCTACGTGCTCTCGGCGTCGCTCAACCCGAACGGCAGCCTCGCGGCATCCAGTGCCCTATTCAGCGCGTTCGACCCTGCGAACTACATCGCTCTGGGGGAATCCCGCTACTGGGTCTGGTTCGGCAACACACTGCTGATCGGCGGTGTGACCGCAGTCGGCTCGGTGCTCATGGGCGCCTGCGGCGCGTATGCGTTCTCGCGGTTCCGGTTCAGCGGACGTCGGGCCAGCCTCACCACACTGCTCGTGCTGCAGATGTTCCCGCAGGCGCTCGCGTTCATCGCGATCTTCCTGATGCTGCAGACGATCGGCGACGTCGTGCCGGCGCTCGGCATCAACTCCAAGATCGCCCTGATCTGCGTCTACCTCGGTGGCGCGCTCGGCGCGAACACCTTCCTGATGTACGGGTTCTTCAACACGATCCCCGTCGAGATCGACGAGTCGGCCAAGATCGACGGAGCCACGCATGCGCAGATCTTCTGGCGACTGATCATGCCGCTGGTCGTGCCGATCCTCGCGGTGGTCGCACTGCTCGCGTTCCTCGCTGCCTTCGGCGACTTCATCCTGTCGAAGATCATCCTCACGTCCGAGGACAACTGGACCCTCGCCGTCGGCATGTATCAGTGGGTCTCGAACCAGCTGACCTCGCGCTGGGGACTCTTCGCCGCCGGTGTCGTGGTCGCCGCCGTGCCCGTGCTCGCGCTGTTCTTCTCGCTGCAGAAGTACATCGTCGGCGGGCTCACCCAGGGGTCTGTCAAGGGCTGATCCGCGCCCGGCCGTGGGATGCGGTCAGGCGCGCTCGGCCGCCCAGCGCTCGAACTGCGGCTGCACCCGGTCGAAGAAGCCCGTCTTCGCTCGGGTGTAGTCGTCGTAGTCGGCCTTGCCCACCTGGTCGAGGCTGAGCCTGCGCTTCTCCGCCGCGTATCGATCGCGCGCGTCGGGAGTCGAACGCAGCCAGTCGCGGAACCAGACCGTGTACAGCCCCCAGGGCGAGTCCGCGCGACGAACGTGCAGGATCGCCTGCTCGCGCTCGTTCCAGAACAGCGACTTCTCCCACACCGCGGCGTCAGCGGGATGAGGATGCGATCCGCGCGGCAGATCGCGATCGACGCCGGGGGAGTCGGGACGCGATCCCCGCGCGCGCACGAAGCCGAGCGGTGCGAGCCTGCTGACGAGATCGTCGTCGTCGGGCAGCGGCGATATCCGCACCTGCAGGTCGATCAGGGGTTTGGCGGGGAGACCGGCGACCGCCGTCGAGCCGATGTGATCGAAGGATGCCGCATCGACGCCCGCGACGCCGTCGAATGCGACGCGCAGTGCCGAGAGCATCCGCGCTGCGCTCTGAGCCCATTCGTCTCGATGCTCGACCAGCGCCGCCGGATTGGTCTCGTCACTCATCCGCTCACGCTAATCGTTCCGGTCGCAGCTTCTGCCGCGTGCGATGTGCGCCGAGCTGTTCCGGTCGCAGTTTCTGCCGCGTGCGATGTGCGCCGAGCTGTTCCGGTCGCAGTTTGCGCCGTGTCGAACAGGGCCGGGCGGCACGAACTGCGACGGGAGCAGGGCCGGGCGGCACGAA
This window contains:
- a CDS encoding ABC transporter permease subunit gives rise to the protein MTIQAPPAEAPTPVVKPSRESHARRFRGLGWGFLIKLALMALVNAFGIMTAISAWSAESWIVLGVVVLLVIIADWVYFTRGALPLKYLLPGLIFLLVFQVFIFGYTAYIAFTNYGTGHVGTQEQAVEAALIQGERRIEGSSDYPLSIVQRGAELGFAIVDDDGDVQVGSATEPLSTASDAEIGATGAPSEVPGWAVVPRATVLTDPALGATIKDLRVPVSDDPNDGSIRTREGSTGSVYEPTLVWDAEAQTITDTQSGTVYTATELGAFVAEDGTALPTGWSVNVGFANFLKLFTDANLAGTLLSVTVWTFAFAILSVVLSFAVGLGLAIVYNDPRVKGRRFLRALFILPYAFPAFMAALLFRGMFNAEFGVINDLFFFGSQINWLGDPWLTRAAVIFVNVWLSYPYWFLVCTGALQSLPGETLEAAEIDGANKLQRFRAIVLPLLLVSTAPLLIASFAVAFNNFTVIYTFNNGGPAIAGAPYALGSTDILVSAIYDVSGVSGGAADYGLASALSIIAFIVVGLISALSFRQTRKLEEYQ
- a CDS encoding ABC transporter permease subunit; protein product: MSETRVIVTGSSKDAEAARAGARRRRWWGEVGWKYILAAGVLFFAAFPLVYVLSASLNPNGSLAASSALFSAFDPANYIALGESRYWVWFGNTLLIGGVTAVGSVLMGACGAYAFSRFRFSGRRASLTTLLVLQMFPQALAFIAIFLMLQTIGDVVPALGINSKIALICVYLGGALGANTFLMYGFFNTIPVEIDESAKIDGATHAQIFWRLIMPLVVPILAVVALLAFLAAFGDFILSKIILTSEDNWTLAVGMYQWVSNQLTSRWGLFAAGVVVAAVPVLALFFSLQKYIVGGLTQGSVKG
- a CDS encoding GrpB family protein is translated as MSDETNPAALVEHRDEWAQSAARMLSALRVAFDGVAGVDAASFDHIGSTAVAGLPAKPLIDLQVRISPLPDDDDLVSRLAPLGFVRARGSRPDSPGVDRDLPRGSHPHPADAAVWEKSLFWNEREQAILHVRRADSPWGLYTVWFRDWLRSTPDARDRYAAEKRRLSLDQVGKADYDDYTRAKTGFFDRVQPQFERWAAERA